The genomic stretch TTGTCAAAAATCATCAGGGCGATTTAGTATGGTGAATTGGCCGGGGAGCCGGTTTCGGCAGGCAGATCGAGCAGCATCAGTAATGCTGCCCGCAGAAAGGGTTTGGCCCGCTGGAAGCGCGTCTTGGCCGTCGATTCGGTCATGTGTAACGTGCGTCCGATCTCTGGAAAGGTCATCTCGGCCCGGTAATACTGCCAGACCACCGAGCGATATTGGGCCGGGATCATGGCAATGGCGCGTTGAATGCAGTGTTGCAGATCATGCCGCTCGGCCAGGTCTTCTAAGGTG from Ktedonobacteraceae bacterium encodes the following:
- a CDS encoding sigma-70 family RNA polymerase sigma factor, with translation TLEDLAERHDLQHCIQRAIAMIPAQYRSVVWQYYRAEMTFPEIGRTLHMTESTAKTRFQRAKPFLRAALLMLLDLPAETGSPANSPY